The DNA region TCTCGGCCACGCTCGATCCCCCCTAAGCAGCTTATTCTAACATTTCAACAACTGTTTAATTGAATACCCGCTGTCTACTTTACTCCACCTGGATGGTTCCAGTCAACTTTGCAGTGAGGCGAGCGCCCTGGCGCCGCCGGGATTCGTGGGGAAAACCGGGGATTATGCGTCCGAATCGCGAGCTATTGAGCGAGGAGAGCGGCAGGGGCGGCATCTGCCGCCCCTTGCCTTCACTATGATCGTCCTGCCTGCTCACCGCCAACGGAGCCCATCGCAGGAGTCAACCTGTACCAGCCCTTACTGTTCATGTAGTCGAACAGTTCCTTCGCACTGTCGACATACTCGTCATGGCACTTC from Bacillota bacterium includes:
- a CDS encoding spore coat protein encodes the protein MTDKLSDRDIAVDMLTGVKQLSSMYHNATMESANRDLRETFQKCHDEYVDSAKELFDYMNSKGWYRLTPAMGSVGGEQAGRS